AGGCTTGCCTGGCGGGAGTAGGAGGTTGAATAAAAAGGCATTATTCTTTCTTAAAGACAAGACGAACGCATTATCTGAGGCGCGTGAATCTAACGTTGAGGTAAATGAACGTGCGCTTCGCGCCACGCGCAAGGACTGCGGAAAAGAATCCACTCAGGTAACAATCTCAAACGGGCAGCCAGGTGAGACGAACGATGTGCAGAGAGGACCTCCTCATAGGAGGGTTGCTGAAACCCAAGAGCAGGAGCGCAAGAGCCGGAGGGGGGTGGCGCGCTCCAGCTCTGACATCAGCTCGCGGTACTCGAAGAACTTCGCGGACTTTGACGCGTTCTTCAAATACTGTGGGCTCGATGGGGACGTAATCGAGTCCATGGGCAAAGAGAACTTTTCCACGCGCTCGGACGATCTCAGCTCCAGAATCCGGAGCATCAGCGTCTCGACGTCAGATGGCGGGTTCTCGAGGAGCAGCGACGGCCTGCAAGAGGAGGAATTGCAGGAGACTGTCCGTCAAGGCTTGTCAGTTGTAGAGCGCAACGCTCGGATCATCAAGTGGCTTTACAGCTGCAGAAATGCAGCAGAGTCGGGAAAGATCCTTCGAGATTTGGATTAAATTGGGTCATGTTAAACGTgctttaaggttttttttttttgcgctcTACAACGCATGTGCACTCTAAAATTTCCTGGGTTATTTATTTTGCCCAAACTGCTGGGTTCTGCCTGTTGGGTCATTTTGTTGTTGTGTAACCCACTGCTGGGTTAAGTTTCTTTGACAGTAGAAATTATGCACCTCCTCACAAACTACCCAACCGGCTTTGAACCCACTGCTGGTTTTCAAAACTGGATTAAACCGGATCGGTTTATTAACGGTCACTTGTCTCTTTTCccgagaaagaaaaaaaatattttccagattcaagaaaaacatttattagatAAAAATCAACCCAGCTTTAAGTCAAAATTAGTTGGCATTGGGTAAGTTTAACCCAGCAAATGTTCAGTCCAATATTTAGTAAGTGCTGACTTGCAGCAATATTTAAAATGCTCTCTAAAAATGcttagttgttttaacccaaatttgggtcaaatatgaacaaacccagtcaaaacacaaaaatacagtttttaacccaatgtttaGGTTTGTCCATGTTTTGACCCAaatctgggttaaaacaaaccagCATTTTTTGAGTGTAAGTTTTACATCAAATCACATAAATTATGTTAACAAATCAGACAACACACTGGTAATTTAGtgatatctcacaattgtgGTTTTGACTGGATAAAATCCAGAgtctgagaccaagacaagaccaagtaCAAATGCAGTCGAAACCGAGACAAGACCATGAACTTCAAAAAATGGTTTTAAGACTGCTCTTGAGACCAAGACTTGTGATATCCTTTGACTGTTAACatcagaaaaaaaatagtttttagcCAGAAAGTAATGACTAATTTGGCTGACATCATTCCATTCATCTTCAACTAATCGGCTAATTCAGCTATTCTTGAATTTCTTAAAGGGttttagaatgttttttttaaatgaatgaatgggtTAACATTTTGTTTTACAACATAAATGACACAACACCTGCATTTTGAAGCCACTGTTCTTTGAAAACATACTTTGCAAATTGCTATAAGGACTTAAACAGTTTTGACAAGCATTTACACAACTTTGTTGTAGTCTTTATTCATGAGCCTGTTAGCAGCTATTCAATTTCTGTTGACATGAACATTTCTTCA
This region of Pseudorasbora parva isolate DD20220531a chromosome 6, ASM2467924v1, whole genome shotgun sequence genomic DNA includes:
- the fam110c gene encoding protein FAM110C, with the translated sequence MLKKTQALPDVDASRILVKGPEFLRRQMERESEVNKGRVSAVERLAATKPQYLKSQQVLGSTQEPVISIGSASVSSQGSSKGHGSVRNASSIDVKDAQSPEEDSNVVRRSSSKKRPDSILLYRQKCELMRGLPGGSRRLNKKALFFLKDKTNALSEARESNVEVNERALRATRKDCGKESTQVTISNGQPGETNDVQRGPPHRRVAETQEQERKSRRGVARSSSDISSRYSKNFADFDAFFKYCGLDGDVIESMGKENFSTRSDDLSSRIRSISVSTSDGGFSRSSDGLQEEELQETVRQGLSVVERNARIIKWLYSCRNAAESGKILRDLD